GCCAGCCCGTATTCCACGCACAGCGCCACCAGGCGCTCCTTGTGCACATCGGGCATCACGCTGCCCTGGGGCATCTGCAGGTGGGGCACCACCACCACGCCCTTCAAGCGCGGCTCGTTGCGCGCCGCCAGTTCCAGCGCCTCCAGCGAAATGCCGGTGTGCGGGCTGCAGGGAATCTCCAGCGCCTTCAGGCCGCGCACCTGGATGGCCTGCAGGATGCCGAAGAACGTCGGCGACTCCACCGCGATCACGTCGCCCGGCTCGGCGATGGCATCCAGCGCCAGCGTGACCGCCTCCGAATTGCCATGGGTGGCACCGATGTCGGAGGGCGCCAGGCACACCCCGAACGTCAGCGCATGGCGGGCCATCGCCTGCTGGAACTCCACGTGGGTGGTGGGCGCCGAGGGCCCATAGACGAGGATGTCGGGCTGCTCGCGCAGCAGGCTTTGCGCCAGCCGGTTCAGCGCACGGGCATCGAACAGGCTGGGCGCCGGCATGGCGCTGCCCAGGTCCAGCGGCACCGGGCCGGCGCGGCGCGCCTTTTCCAGGAACATGGAGATGCGCTCGTTGATGCCGGCGAACACGCTCGGGTCGTCCGGCAGCGGCTCCAGCAACTCGGGCTCGCGCGCGCCGGGCAGCGCCATGCCGCCGGGCTCGCGCACGAAGTAGCCCACGCGCTCGCGGGCCTCCACGCTGCCCTGGGATTCGAGGTGCCGCAGCACCTGCAGCGCGGTCGTCAGGCTCACCTGGTGGCGTTGGCACAGCTCTCGCACCGACGGCATGCGCATGCCCGGCTGCAAACTGCCGGCGGCGATCGCCTGCTCATACAGGGCCGCCAGTTGGCGGTACAGGGGGGTGGTCTCTCGGGGATCGGCAGAGCGGGACATGGCAGGCATCGGAAGAACCCGCGCGCCAGGCCCCGCGCGCGGCAAGCGGGAATCCCATCATGCCCAGGCACGGTACACCGGAACAGATACAGGATGGAACATGGCGAACCATAACAGCCCCCTGGCGATCGCGGCTGTTCTACCTGCCGCAGGTGGCGCTTGTACCTGCCCCAAAAGGCCGGCTTTTCTTACGCTGGAGCCCTCATCCGAAGGAGTCCGCCATGACGCAAGCCCCCCGCCCGACCGCCACTGCCACCACCGCCGCCACCTCTGCCCTGCGCCTTGTTCTGGACATCGCGCCAGGACAGCATGTGCTGGCCTGCCTGCCCCCGGCCAGCACGCTCCGGGCGCTGGAAGGCGACATCGCCCTGGGCTTCGGCCCGCTGGTCTGCGGGCAGGTGCTGCATGTGGGCCAGCAGACGCTGGTGGCCGGGCAAGCGCTCACCCAGGACGGCGGTGCGCCCACCGCCTGGGTCCGCCTGGGAAACCTGGGCCGCCGGCCGGTGCGCGCCGTATTGATCGAAGCGGTGCCGCAGCCCGGCGCCCTGGCGCAGGCCTGGGGATGGATGAAGGCCCGGTGGCACGCTGCCGCGGCCAGCGGAGCGCGGGCGTCCGGCGAGGTCGGCGCAGCGCACTGAGCGGCAGCCGACACGGGTCGGCCCCGGGACGCCGAAGCGTTGCCGACCCGGCAGTCCGTGAGGGTCAGACCTGCGCCGCGCGCAGCCGCAGCGAAAACTCGCGCAGGGCCGCCACGCCGCTTTCCTCGGCGCGGTGGCACCAGGCCTGCAGGTCGGCCGTGAGCTGCTCGCGCGACTGCGAGGTGTTCAGCCACAGCTGGCGCAGCTCTTCGCGCATGGTCATCATCTTGTCGAGCACTGGATGGGCGGCGCGGGCCTGGGCCAGGTGCGGCTTGGCGCGGGCGGGCACCTTCTCGGCATCGCGGTGGGCCCAGCGGCGGGCGGCGCGCAGCACGGAAACATCGGCCTTGCGGGCCTTGCGGGCCTTGAGCGCCGCCAGCTCCTCGCGGCAGGCCTGGCGCACGCCACGGGCGTAGCCGGCCATCACTTCGTAGCGGTTGGCGATGAGCGCCTCCAGCGT
This region of Acidovorax sp. GBBC 1281 genomic DNA includes:
- a CDS encoding aminotransferase-like domain-containing protein; this encodes MSRSADPRETTPLYRQLAALYEQAIAAGSLQPGMRMPSVRELCQRHQVSLTTALQVLRHLESQGSVEARERVGYFVREPGGMALPGAREPELLEPLPDDPSVFAGINERISMFLEKARRAGPVPLDLGSAMPAPSLFDARALNRLAQSLLREQPDILVYGPSAPTTHVEFQQAMARHALTFGVCLAPSDIGATHGNSEAVTLALDAIAEPGDVIAVESPTFFGILQAIQVRGLKALEIPCSPHTGISLEALELAARNEPRLKGVVVVPHLQMPQGSVMPDVHKERLVALCVEYGLALVEDDIYREFVESPRALRPAKAWDKVGDAGQVIYCASLSKSFAPGLRQGWMSAGRWQARVQMLKFARTRNMQTWSQLLAARSVDSPAYERHMRRMRTQLRVQREHAARAVARYFPVGTRLSLPPGGISLWLELPPDISTTRLYDQALQCGIRIAPGPMFSNTGRYENFLRLSCGMPFTPEVEEAYRTLGTLMAQQRAEPALRRAA